The following proteins are co-located in the Dyadobacter chenwenxiniae genome:
- a CDS encoding GNAT family N-acetyltransferase translates to MIRLRDATIADLPLLNHWDEQPHNIQADPNDDWEWETELLRNPEWRQQLMAELDGRPIGFLQIIDPALEETHYWGQIPENLMAIDIWIGEKEDLGKGYGTVMMQLALERCFANPAVTAVIIDPLQSNVRARKFYERIGFEFVENRQFGDDPCAVYCMTREVWAGISDLK, encoded by the coding sequence ATGATACGATTAAGAGACGCAACAATCGCTGATCTCCCATTACTGAACCACTGGGACGAGCAGCCGCACAACATCCAGGCCGATCCCAACGACGACTGGGAATGGGAAACCGAGCTGCTGCGGAATCCCGAATGGCGCCAACAATTAATGGCAGAACTGGACGGCAGGCCTATCGGTTTCTTGCAGATCATTGACCCGGCATTGGAAGAAACACACTATTGGGGCCAAATTCCTGAGAATCTGATGGCCATCGATATCTGGATAGGTGAAAAAGAAGACCTTGGCAAAGGCTACGGAACAGTCATGATGCAACTGGCACTCGAACGTTGCTTTGCAAATCCGGCTGTTACGGCGGTCATCATCGACCCATTGCAATCCAATGTCCGAGCGCGTAAATTTTACGAGAGGATCGGGTTCGAATTTGTGGAAAACCGCCAATTCGGAGACGATCCATGCGCTGTTTACTGCATGACGCGGGAAGTTTGGGCGGGCATCTCCGATTTGAAATAA
- a CDS encoding T9SS type A sorting domain-containing protein, with translation MKTKYIFLTLLACGFASFPAQAQLKTGNNSFYISPGTVVTVSALSLTPTEGTNLNNNEITHSSEPVVGKPTGSINRVYKLANPFSFKGQVLINYLESELNGNSEDMLQIASAGANEVYQIPTNKSSADPILDNVHETGEWTNVSFITATSSGSVLPVRLVDFVAAQREDDIVLTWSTSFEANSDFFEIQHSTDGKNWLALGTVKSNGDSKIERTYSYVHERPLASVHYYRLRMVDNDGSYAFSRIRDIRLENNLSIAFHPNPVADLLTIEMPNAQQLDHIKIINKSGKVVYEANKTQFQQLRDNAISLKQLTAGIYVIQVRDQDGTLHSSKLIKN, from the coding sequence ATGAAAACAAAATACATATTTCTTACACTGCTTGCATGTGGGTTCGCTTCGTTTCCTGCACAGGCCCAGCTTAAAACCGGAAACAATAGCTTTTATATTTCTCCCGGAACAGTGGTAACGGTAAGTGCATTATCACTGACTCCTACGGAAGGGACTAATTTGAACAATAATGAAATAACGCATTCCAGCGAGCCGGTTGTTGGTAAACCAACCGGGAGTATAAATCGCGTTTATAAACTTGCGAATCCGTTTTCATTTAAGGGACAAGTGCTGATAAACTACCTGGAATCGGAGTTGAATGGAAATTCTGAGGATATGCTGCAAATAGCTAGTGCCGGAGCGAATGAGGTTTATCAGATTCCAACCAACAAGAGCTCGGCCGATCCGATATTAGATAATGTACACGAAACGGGTGAATGGACAAATGTCAGTTTCATCACAGCGACTTCATCCGGAAGCGTGTTGCCGGTTAGGCTTGTGGATTTTGTGGCTGCTCAAAGGGAAGACGACATTGTGCTGACTTGGAGTACTTCGTTTGAGGCAAACAGCGATTTCTTTGAGATACAACATAGCACAGATGGAAAAAACTGGCTGGCGTTGGGAACGGTAAAATCAAATGGCGACAGCAAAATCGAGCGTACATATTCCTACGTACACGAGCGACCGTTAGCATCAGTGCATTATTACCGTTTAAGAATGGTCGATAATGACGGAAGTTATGCATTCAGCCGAATCAGAGACATCCGGCTGGAAAATAACCTTTCGATTGCGTTCCATCCAAATCCGGTGGCGGACTTACTAACAATTGAAATGCCAAATGCACAGCAATTAGACCATATCAAAATCATCAATAAATCCGGGAAAGTGGTTTATGAGGCAAATAAAACTCAGTTTCAACAGCTGCGAGACAATGCGATTAGTCTAAAACAGCTTACCGCAGGTATTTATGTGATACAAGTTCGGGATCAGGATGGGACGTTGCATTCGTCAAAGCTGATCAAAAACTAA
- a CDS encoding GLPGLI family protein gives MKTRFKSIFLSGLLLTGTFSAFAQSSGHISYEVVRKTDPSGMRIMINGEQVKPGDPNFPADVPDTRTFGQKVTFSGNFAKESRDEQNAVVRTFVQGGGGPPRTTNMGRPFEEQTFLDFVNLKTITQLTVGKAKEAKTYQAETPVKRTTGWQSSEQTRKIAGYNCKKATVPFKNETYTVWFTTELPLTYSPIPDLMPEKGVVLLIEGSGEQFKASKVSLHVVDDREVTPTEGAEHVAAEKLADLRQKAVADFQQQLMTRERN, from the coding sequence ATGAAAACACGTTTTAAATCGATCTTCCTTTCCGGCTTGCTGCTCACCGGCACATTTTCAGCATTCGCTCAGTCTTCGGGACACATCAGCTATGAAGTTGTAAGGAAAACAGACCCTTCCGGCATGCGGATCATGATTAATGGTGAGCAGGTTAAGCCTGGCGATCCAAACTTTCCAGCGGACGTACCAGATACGCGGACTTTCGGCCAAAAAGTCACTTTTTCCGGAAATTTTGCCAAAGAGAGCCGGGATGAGCAAAACGCGGTGGTGAGAACATTTGTCCAGGGCGGCGGCGGCCCGCCCCGAACTACGAATATGGGTCGTCCTTTCGAAGAGCAAACGTTTCTGGATTTCGTCAATTTGAAAACAATAACACAACTCACTGTTGGAAAAGCAAAAGAAGCAAAAACCTATCAGGCCGAAACGCCGGTCAAGCGTACAACTGGCTGGCAAAGTTCTGAGCAAACCAGGAAAATAGCGGGTTACAATTGCAAAAAGGCAACAGTTCCGTTTAAAAATGAGACATACACGGTGTGGTTTACAACTGAGCTGCCCTTGACTTACTCCCCTATCCCCGATTTGATGCCAGAAAAAGGAGTTGTGCTGCTTATTGAAGGCAGCGGAGAACAATTTAAGGCATCCAAGGTAAGTCTTCATGTGGTAGACGACAGGGAGGTTACACCCACCGAAGGTGCTGAGCATGTAGCCGCCGAGAAACTGGCAGACCTTAGACAAAAGGCAGTGGCTGACTTTCAGCAGCAGTTGATGACCCGGGAACGCAATTGA
- a CDS encoding response regulator transcription factor, with the protein MSTVLLIEDEPALGMIVSDSLQVRGFNVIHAMNGCEGLAMFSEFNPDIVVADVMMPEMDGFTLARHIRKFNSETPIMFLTSRSQTADVVKGFELGGNDYLKKPFSLDELVVRIHALLRRKPVMAEAAPSVFQIGRYQFDPARQKLVLEGRDFLLSHRESELLRRLYEQRNQVLERNAVLLELWGDDSFFNGRSLDVFITKLRRHLMDDPQIQIINIRGIGYKLIV; encoded by the coding sequence ATGTCAACAGTTTTACTAATCGAAGATGAGCCAGCTTTGGGAATGATCGTGAGCGACAGCTTGCAAGTGCGCGGTTTCAATGTCATTCATGCTATGAACGGCTGTGAAGGGCTTGCGATGTTCAGCGAATTTAATCCGGACATTGTCGTTGCCGACGTAATGATGCCGGAAATGGACGGTTTCACCCTGGCCCGTCATATCCGAAAGTTCAATTCCGAAACGCCGATCATGTTCCTTACATCCCGCTCGCAGACTGCCGATGTGGTAAAAGGATTTGAGCTCGGGGGAAATGATTATTTGAAAAAGCCGTTCAGTCTGGATGAACTTGTTGTACGGATACACGCTTTGTTACGCCGCAAACCAGTAATGGCTGAAGCTGCTCCTTCCGTTTTTCAAATCGGCCGTTATCAGTTCGATCCCGCCAGACAAAAGCTGGTGTTAGAAGGCAGGGATTTCCTTTTATCGCATCGTGAATCCGAGCTTCTGCGCAGGCTTTATGAGCAACGCAACCAAGTTTTGGAGCGGAATGCAGTCCTCCTGGAACTCTGGGGAGACGACTCCTTTTTTAACGGACGCAGCCTTGATGTTTTCATTACCAAGCTGCGCCGTCACTTAATGGATGATCCTCAAATTCAGATCATTAATATCCGGGGGATTGGTTACAAGTTGATTGTTTAA
- a CDS encoding C1q-like domain-containing protein, with product MKFLVTSLIIVLLWQSANAQSVGINTNTPDASSVLDINSLNKGVLLPKVSLESTTDKFTVPDPAHALLLYNINTQIGPEGFYYNSGDKNNPLWRLVGTRLNLPFSQSSSSGGALFFIENSSNEANAIAISGLSQKIGVRGSSESGTGVSGTSNYGIGVHASSTTGLALNVNGKLKIAGNGQAPGQGKLLTSDANGNASWQAPAINLIAFSETGIDGEGNINSTQGLTPVKVNFGSVAYNLGGAYNGVANVFTAPHNGIYHFDAMIEWKHPDSDYTFNPGFRLIRSRNNIETEIAFDFAFNAAFRHTSVITVDCELQQGDQVFVTGRSGKNGIELESSNSTAHFNGRLLQKL from the coding sequence ATGAAATTTCTAGTTACCTCGTTAATAATAGTTTTACTATGGCAAAGCGCAAACGCACAAAGTGTGGGCATTAATACGAACACTCCTGATGCAAGTTCCGTACTTGACATTAACAGCTTAAATAAAGGAGTGTTATTACCGAAAGTTTCCTTGGAATCAACTACGGATAAATTTACAGTGCCCGATCCTGCACATGCCCTTCTCTTATATAATATAAATACTCAAATTGGACCGGAAGGATTTTACTACAATTCAGGTGACAAGAATAATCCCTTATGGCGACTGGTCGGTACAAGGCTTAATCTTCCGTTCAGCCAGAGCAGCAGTAGCGGTGGCGCACTATTCTTTATTGAAAATTCAAGCAATGAAGCAAATGCAATAGCCATCTCTGGGCTGTCTCAAAAGATAGGGGTAAGAGGCTCGTCTGAATCCGGCACCGGTGTATCAGGTACCAGTAATTATGGCATTGGTGTACACGCGTCAAGTACAACTGGATTAGCCCTGAATGTTAATGGAAAACTAAAAATTGCCGGTAACGGGCAAGCACCAGGTCAAGGCAAACTACTAACCTCGGACGCAAATGGCAATGCCTCGTGGCAAGCCCCGGCTATAAATTTAATAGCCTTTTCCGAGACCGGGATAGATGGTGAGGGAAATATCAACTCAACTCAAGGATTAACGCCTGTTAAAGTGAATTTTGGCAGCGTCGCTTACAACCTCGGCGGTGCATATAATGGGGTAGCTAATGTTTTCACAGCACCACACAACGGAATTTATCATTTTGACGCAATGATAGAATGGAAGCATCCAGACTCTGATTATACATTCAATCCTGGGTTTAGATTGATCAGGAGTCGAAACAATATTGAAACAGAAATTGCTTTTGACTTCGCATTTAACGCAGCATTTAGGCATACATCGGTTATTACAGTTGACTGTGAATTGCAGCAGGGTGATCAAGTTTTTGTGACCGGAAGATCAGGAAAAAATGGCATCGAGCTGGAAAGTTCCAACTCCACAGCCCATTTCAATGGTAGACTGTTGCAGAAGCTTTGA
- a CDS encoding DUF6797 domain-containing protein produces MLIIFKYFRKHPGTVWMCILTVGSIFLTGYTDNKTVVSNYKDSLELGTFIEAGFPYISTSVDARKLGPAYPQDNMAARTLALQLGGDAYACFDTDLLRWSVAWTGKYLPMVLMAQISYKDFFNKNNKIASLTGDAKIATGLYPGWTLEKPFSGDLSKINEIKQPTWAPMPAEQGRWKGLYVYGNQAVLNYSVGAANVAELPGSAKFEDQTVFTRAFQFENNSKDIFLTAAEVRNATGSELKGKIAFIYQGANKDTVTAVSIVGKSGSLQPEIAGNQFVTVKVPASQTLVEETVVVWKGPARLKKAFENYCKRAKVTMPDYKKGGPALWKETVVTKGEIAPDTAAFVTDQLTLPLPNPWKRNVRVADIAFFKDGRASVVTFEGDVWMIDGIDKNLQNLKWTRFASGFHEPMSIEIVNEKVYVFGREGIVKLHDLNHDGVADFYENFSNVMEQSAESREWAADMVTAPDGSFYIAKGGSLDNGPGMTAKTGKGFRSGSSQNGAILKISLDGLKSEVIATGLRGPYLGIHPEKGILTASDQQGNFVPSTPIYLIKKGDYYGVPPTMHRSDNPEIAPPLTWIPHRVDRSAISQAWITGDKMGPLNGSLIHFSFGRPGLFRVLIDSAASVVQGGVSVIHADYPAPTSKGIMNPADGQLYVAGFNLWGSTSTGISALLRLRYTGKPSYMPNRFTAGKQGVILGFDAELDAQTAANPANFAVKRWNYQRTEEYGSGHFKMDGTSGEEIMSAVASYLSADRKKVLLLVPEMAEVMQMEIAYKLVAADGKKMNDSFWFTVNKAEDMDLKPYGFSHVDLALLNVKKPDVTAVPEKAVVVSADHGREIFQKMACAGCHSEGLKTDGMYGPPFQNLYGSKRVFEDGTTTTADEKYIRESILKPGDKIVKGYNEEMPSFVGILTDPDIESVILYIKSLKK; encoded by the coding sequence ATGCTCATTATTTTCAAGTATTTCCGTAAACACCCCGGAACAGTCTGGATGTGTATTTTGACAGTAGGATCTATTTTTCTGACCGGCTACACGGATAACAAAACAGTTGTTTCAAATTACAAAGATTCCCTTGAACTTGGTACGTTTATAGAGGCAGGTTTCCCTTACATTTCCACGTCAGTCGATGCGCGCAAGCTTGGGCCGGCCTATCCGCAGGACAATATGGCGGCGCGCACATTGGCTTTGCAGCTTGGGGGCGATGCCTATGCTTGTTTTGATACGGATCTTTTGCGTTGGTCGGTGGCGTGGACAGGGAAGTATTTGCCGATGGTTTTGATGGCGCAGATCTCTTATAAGGACTTTTTTAATAAAAATAACAAAATCGCCTCGCTCACGGGTGATGCGAAAATAGCAACAGGTCTTTATCCGGGCTGGACATTGGAAAAACCCTTTTCAGGAGATTTATCCAAAATCAATGAGATCAAACAACCTACCTGGGCACCAATGCCTGCTGAGCAAGGACGCTGGAAAGGCCTTTATGTGTATGGAAATCAGGCTGTTCTCAATTATTCTGTTGGTGCTGCTAATGTGGCGGAGTTACCGGGGAGCGCTAAATTTGAGGATCAAACCGTTTTCACCAGAGCATTTCAATTTGAAAACAATTCGAAAGATATTTTCCTGACGGCTGCCGAAGTGCGTAATGCAACGGGTTCGGAGTTAAAGGGCAAGATCGCCTTTATATATCAGGGTGCAAATAAGGATACAGTTACAGCAGTTAGTATTGTGGGCAAAAGCGGTTCATTACAGCCCGAAATTGCTGGCAATCAGTTTGTAACGGTGAAAGTTCCAGCTTCTCAAACATTAGTCGAAGAGACAGTTGTGGTCTGGAAAGGGCCCGCCAGATTAAAAAAAGCATTTGAAAATTATTGCAAAAGAGCAAAGGTTACCATGCCCGATTACAAAAAAGGCGGTCCTGCGCTATGGAAAGAAACGGTGGTAACCAAAGGGGAAATCGCGCCCGACACGGCCGCATTTGTGACGGACCAGCTCACACTGCCTTTGCCAAATCCCTGGAAGCGTAATGTGCGGGTGGCAGATATTGCGTTTTTCAAAGACGGACGGGCCAGCGTGGTAACATTTGAGGGCGATGTTTGGATGATCGACGGAATTGATAAAAACCTGCAAAATCTGAAATGGACGCGGTTTGCTTCTGGTTTTCACGAGCCGATGAGCATTGAAATTGTGAACGAAAAGGTTTATGTTTTTGGAAGAGAAGGCATTGTGAAATTGCACGATCTTAATCATGACGGCGTCGCGGATTTTTATGAGAATTTTTCCAATGTGATGGAGCAGTCGGCGGAATCGAGAGAATGGGCGGCAGATATGGTGACCGCTCCGGATGGGAGTTTTTACATTGCAAAAGGAGGCAGCCTGGACAATGGGCCGGGGATGACTGCCAAGACGGGAAAGGGGTTCAGATCAGGATCCAGTCAGAATGGGGCTATTTTAAAAATCAGCCTGGACGGGTTGAAATCCGAGGTGATCGCAACGGGTTTGCGAGGTCCTTATCTGGGCATTCATCCTGAAAAAGGCATTTTAACTGCTTCCGATCAGCAGGGGAATTTTGTTCCGTCTACGCCGATTTATTTGATCAAAAAAGGCGATTATTACGGCGTCCCGCCCACCATGCACCGCTCAGATAATCCGGAAATAGCGCCGCCGTTGACTTGGATTCCGCACAGAGTGGATCGCTCGGCCATTAGTCAGGCATGGATTACCGGGGATAAAATGGGTCCGCTAAACGGCAGTCTGATCCATTTTTCATTTGGCAGACCAGGTTTGTTCAGGGTTTTGATTGACAGTGCTGCGAGTGTGGTTCAGGGCGGCGTTTCGGTCATCCATGCTGATTATCCAGCCCCAACTTCCAAGGGGATTATGAACCCGGCCGACGGGCAGCTTTATGTGGCAGGATTTAATTTGTGGGGTTCAACTTCGACGGGGATCAGCGCATTGCTTCGGTTGCGTTACACGGGTAAGCCTAGTTATATGCCCAATCGGTTCACAGCTGGAAAACAGGGGGTTATACTCGGTTTTGATGCAGAACTGGATGCGCAAACGGCCGCTAACCCAGCCAATTTTGCAGTGAAAAGGTGGAATTACCAGCGCACCGAGGAATATGGTTCGGGACACTTTAAAATGGATGGCACTTCGGGTGAGGAAATCATGTCGGCTGTTGCATCTTACTTGTCTGCGGATCGTAAAAAAGTGCTGTTACTGGTGCCCGAAATGGCCGAAGTAATGCAAATGGAAATTGCTTATAAACTGGTTGCGGCTGATGGCAAAAAAATGAACGACAGCTTTTGGTTTACAGTCAATAAAGCGGAAGATATGGATTTGAAACCTTACGGGTTCAGCCATGTTGATCTGGCACTTTTGAATGTGAAGAAACCGGATGTTACGGCAGTTCCCGAGAAAGCAGTTGTGGTTTCTGCGGATCACGGCAGGGAGATTTTTCAAAAAATGGCGTGTGCCGGCTGTCATTCCGAAGGATTGAAAACGGATGGCATGTACGGTCCGCCGTTCCAGAATTTGTATGGTTCCAAACGCGTTTTCGAAGATGGCACGACAACTACTGCTGACGAAAAGTACATCCGTGAATCCATTCTGAAACCAGGAGACAAAATCGTAAAAGGTTACAATGAAGAAATGCCCTCGTTCGTGGGCATTCTTACAGATCCGGACATTGAATCGGTGATTTTGTATATCAAATCACTGAAAAAATAG
- a CDS encoding sensor histidine kinase, producing MKLRIRSIFWLMTCCIVAINAFQGYWLWTTYRLNKQQFIQTAQNAMFQVVEAQQLADADHMFGKDHEKMGDVNGVERSRMIIKKFRTPDSRRASMFFTSSDTPADTLAKRLSNKLMLGWTKGGLLDLTKFKKIYRAEMARRGISTDFTLDTLTIKPKKKEDNVYIFNSEEVAVEDGSGLSTVAMPINPIKNQFVKATFLSPFSYLLRQMAWLLGSSMFLLMLTSSCFIFMLTTILRQKKLSEIKNDFINNMTHELKTPIATVTAAVDALMHFGAINDPGKAQAYLQISHHNLQHLAAMVEKVLNLAVDEKRELTLNREPVSLAVMVQELVDNHQLKAQKLIYFDTDIPAEAVVCVDSMHFSNALNNLIDNAINYSYDQVRISMCYKREADNWRLIICDNGIGIPKAYHGAIFERFFRVPTGDLHQVKGFGLGLAYVQQVMQRHGGKIRVSSELEKGSKFILEF from the coding sequence ATGAAACTGCGTATCCGCTCTATTTTTTGGTTGATGACCTGCTGCATCGTCGCGATCAATGCATTTCAGGGATATTGGCTTTGGACGACTTACCGGCTTAATAAGCAGCAGTTTATCCAAACCGCACAAAACGCAATGTTCCAGGTTGTGGAAGCGCAACAACTTGCAGACGCGGACCATATGTTTGGAAAGGACCATGAGAAAATGGGTGATGTGAACGGTGTTGAGCGGTCCCGGATGATCATCAAAAAATTCCGGACACCGGATAGCCGCCGTGCAAGTATGTTCTTCACCTCGTCCGACACACCTGCTGATACATTAGCGAAGCGACTTTCTAATAAATTAATGCTAGGCTGGACGAAAGGCGGGCTGTTGGACCTTACAAAATTCAAAAAGATCTATCGTGCCGAAATGGCCAGAAGAGGCATCTCGACTGATTTTACATTGGATACGCTTACTATTAAACCCAAAAAGAAAGAAGACAATGTTTATATTTTTAACAGTGAAGAAGTTGCAGTGGAGGATGGCAGCGGACTGAGCACGGTCGCTATGCCGATAAATCCGATAAAAAACCAGTTTGTAAAAGCAACATTCCTTTCCCCTTTCTCTTATTTGTTACGGCAAATGGCCTGGTTATTAGGTAGTTCAATGTTCTTGCTGATGCTTACTTCCAGCTGTTTTATCTTCATGCTCACAACCATTCTCAGGCAAAAAAAACTTTCAGAAATAAAAAATGATTTCATCAATAACATGACGCATGAGCTCAAAACGCCGATCGCAACGGTTACAGCGGCGGTCGACGCGCTAATGCATTTCGGGGCAATAAATGATCCAGGGAAAGCGCAAGCTTACTTGCAAATTTCTCACCATAATTTACAGCACCTTGCAGCTATGGTGGAAAAAGTGTTGAATCTCGCCGTTGATGAAAAGCGCGAACTTACATTGAATCGTGAGCCGGTTAGTCTTGCAGTAATGGTGCAGGAACTGGTCGATAACCATCAGCTTAAAGCGCAGAAACTTATTTATTTCGACACAGACATCCCTGCCGAAGCCGTTGTATGTGTTGATAGCATGCATTTTAGCAATGCGCTTAATAATCTAATAGACAATGCGATCAATTATTCATATGATCAGGTTAGGATTTCAATGTGTTACAAAAGAGAAGCCGATAACTGGCGCTTGATCATTTGTGACAATGGGATCGGCATTCCCAAAGCCTATCACGGGGCTATTTTTGAACGTTTCTTTCGCGTGCCGACCGGGGACCTGCACCAGGTAAAGGGATTTGGACTGGGATTAGCTTATGTACAACAAGTTATGCAGCGGCATGGCGGCAAGATCCGCGTTTCCAGTGAGTTGGAAAAGGGCAGTAAGTTCATTTTAGAGTTTTAA